In the Pseudolabrys taiwanensis genome, one interval contains:
- the fabF gene encoding beta-ketoacyl-ACP synthase II — protein sequence MRRVVVTGMGAVSPLAADVETSWQRLLEGRSGIRALPDDMVRDLPVKIGGTVPDLIDDPVHGFNPDVVLSVKEQRKVDRFILFALAAADEALKQSGWTPSSEIERERAATIIASGIGGFPAITEAVRTVDGRGPRRLSPFTVPSFLVNLAAGHVSIRHGLKGPLGAPVTACAAGVQAIGDAARLIRTGEIDLAVCGGTEACINSVSLGGFAAARALSTGYNDNPTAASRPFDLGRDGFVMGEGAGLLVIEALDHAVERGVVPIAEIVGYGTTADAYHITSGPEDGSGARRAMQIAIAQAGIEPAEIGHLNAHATSTPVGDRGELAAIKSVFDASTVAVSATKSATGHLLGAAGGLEAIFTILALRDQIAPPTLNLSRPDAAGAGIDFVANTARSIETDYAISNGFGFGGVNASVIFRRWQEAA from the coding sequence ATGCGGCGCGTGGTTGTGACTGGCATGGGGGCCGTCAGCCCCCTTGCCGCAGACGTCGAAACGTCCTGGCAGAGGCTTCTCGAAGGTCGCTCGGGCATCCGCGCCCTGCCGGACGACATGGTGCGCGACCTTCCGGTCAAGATCGGCGGTACCGTCCCTGATCTCATCGACGACCCAGTCCACGGCTTCAATCCTGACGTCGTATTATCCGTCAAGGAGCAGCGGAAAGTCGACCGCTTCATCCTGTTCGCCCTGGCCGCTGCCGACGAAGCGCTGAAACAATCTGGATGGACGCCGTCGTCGGAGATCGAGCGTGAGCGCGCCGCAACCATTATTGCTTCCGGAATCGGCGGCTTCCCGGCCATTACCGAGGCGGTTCGCACCGTAGATGGACGCGGACCACGGCGGCTATCGCCCTTCACGGTGCCCTCGTTCCTCGTCAATCTGGCTGCCGGTCACGTATCGATACGGCACGGATTGAAAGGCCCCCTCGGCGCGCCAGTCACCGCATGTGCCGCAGGCGTGCAGGCCATCGGCGACGCGGCGCGGCTCATCCGAACCGGCGAAATCGATTTGGCCGTGTGCGGCGGTACGGAAGCCTGCATAAACTCCGTATCGCTGGGCGGTTTTGCGGCGGCTCGCGCCTTATCGACCGGTTACAACGACAATCCCACGGCAGCGTCTCGGCCCTTCGATCTGGGACGTGATGGCTTCGTGATGGGCGAAGGCGCTGGCCTGCTGGTCATCGAAGCGCTCGACCACGCCGTGGAGCGCGGGGTTGTTCCCATCGCCGAAATCGTCGGCTACGGCACGACGGCAGATGCCTACCACATCACATCCGGCCCCGAAGACGGCTCGGGCGCGCGGCGTGCCATGCAGATCGCGATCGCTCAAGCTGGGATCGAGCCGGCTGAAATCGGTCACCTCAATGCCCACGCCACATCGACCCCCGTGGGTGACCGTGGCGAACTGGCCGCGATCAAATCGGTGTTTGACGCGTCCACTGTCGCAGTCAGCGCCACAAAATCTGCGACCGGCCACCTTTTGGGTGCGGCCGGCGGACTTGAAGCCATCTTCACGATCCTCGCACTACGCGATCAAATCGCACCACCGACGCTCAACTTAAGCAGACCGGATGCGGCCGGAGCCGGAATCGATTTCGTCGCCAACACCGCCCGGTCGATTGAAACAGACTACGCAATCTCCAACGGCTTCGGCTTTGGCGGCGTCAATGCCAGCGTGATCTTTCGCCGCTGGCAGGAGGCCGCCTGA
- a CDS encoding SDR family oxidoreductase, whose product MSLTGKTVLVSGATRGLGAATVRALLKAGVKKIYAGARRVDALPDFKDARVVPLQLDVTSEASVSAAALAASDVEVLLNNAGTMQFGDVLSSARATIDTDFDTNFFGTLRVVRAFAPTLVKRGSGIIANVVSVVGLAPVPVLGGYSASKAALHSLTLALRGTLAKSGITVIGIYPGPLDTELAKNLPLAKASPDDAAQKVIEGLEAATPYIFPDPTAQQIEYLWAHDGSKLEAAMQAGG is encoded by the coding sequence ATGTCCCTTACTGGAAAAACTGTCCTCGTGTCGGGTGCGACCCGGGGTTTGGGTGCGGCCACCGTCCGTGCTCTGCTCAAAGCCGGTGTCAAAAAAATCTATGCCGGCGCACGGCGAGTCGATGCACTGCCCGACTTCAAGGATGCGCGAGTCGTCCCGCTTCAACTCGATGTGACGAGCGAGGCTTCGGTCAGCGCAGCGGCGCTTGCGGCATCCGACGTCGAGGTGCTGCTGAACAACGCAGGCACCATGCAGTTTGGCGATGTGCTTTCGAGTGCACGAGCCACCATCGACACCGACTTCGACACGAACTTCTTCGGCACGCTCCGTGTCGTGCGCGCTTTTGCGCCGACTTTGGTCAAGCGGGGATCCGGCATCATCGCAAATGTCGTCAGCGTCGTCGGCCTCGCGCCTGTTCCTGTCCTCGGCGGCTATTCGGCCTCGAAGGCCGCGCTGCATTCGCTGACACTTGCTCTGCGCGGCACGCTCGCAAAATCGGGCATTACGGTCATCGGCATCTATCCCGGACCGCTCGACACAGAACTCGCAAAGAACCTTCCACTCGCCAAGGCCAGCCCGGATGACGCGGCGCAAAAGGTGATTGAAGGCCTTGAAGCAGCCACGCCTTACATCTTTCCCGATCCGACCGCTCAGCAAATCGAATATCTCTGGGCTCACGACGGCAGCAAGCTCGAAGCCGCCATGCAGGCTGGGGGCTGA
- a CDS encoding TetR/AcrR family transcriptional regulator, whose product MMEQANRGEAKRQEIVGWAFDHFYDGGFHATGVDKILAETGISKRTLYKYFASKEELIEAVLAHYAVWMSERLFDRVAASGRDPREQIIGLFDARKEMLEEYPARGCLGLKAAQEYIGKHAGIAAKGKAAANYVEQAFISLCVKSGFARAEALGRQINIIFQGAVLLSQIRGDTKAFAAAKSAVRTLFASADAP is encoded by the coding sequence ATGATGGAGCAGGCAAATCGCGGCGAGGCGAAGCGGCAGGAGATCGTCGGGTGGGCCTTCGATCACTTTTACGACGGCGGGTTTCATGCAACCGGTGTCGACAAAATTCTCGCCGAAACAGGCATTTCGAAGCGGACGCTCTATAAGTATTTTGCGTCAAAAGAGGAACTGATCGAAGCGGTGCTCGCGCATTATGCGGTATGGATGAGCGAACGGCTTTTTGATCGTGTTGCCGCATCGGGTAGAGACCCGCGCGAGCAGATCATTGGGCTGTTCGATGCGCGTAAGGAAATGTTGGAAGAGTACCCTGCGCGTGGCTGTCTTGGACTAAAAGCGGCACAGGAATACATCGGTAAACACGCTGGCATTGCCGCGAAGGGTAAGGCAGCGGCGAATTACGTCGAGCAAGCGTTTATCAGCCTCTGCGTCAAATCCGGCTTTGCGCGAGCCGAAGCCTTGGGCCGCCAGATCAACATCATCTTCCAGGGTGCGGTGCTTCTGTCGCAGATAAGAGGCGACACCAAAGCATTCGCGGCGGCTAAATCCGCCGTCCGCACCCTGTTCGCATCCGCCGACGCGCCTTGA
- a CDS encoding glutamate-5-semialdehyde dehydrogenase, with protein MEAIYDLDAENPATAWLTEAADHARAAVRRLARTTLAARNDALLAMARAVFDKRTDILEANARDLAAFSGAAPFRDRLTLTRQHIDTMVSSLHAVAALPDPLRVLDSWTRPNGLRIERIASPIGVLGIIFESRPNVGLDAAALAVKSGNAVILRGGREARATSAALHRAIAAGLAEAGLPPAAVQMAPTPDRTFVAAMLAAEGQIDLLIPRGGRSLVERVRREARVPVLSHADGLCHTYIHRAADIAMATEVLVNAKLRRTSVCGATETLLIDSEIANASLPGILRDLADRGCVFRGDVRARALFPEMVPATEMDFWTEWQDAILSVAVVDGLEAAVSHINRYGSGHTDAILTEDETAERHFMAEVDSAVTIWNASTQFSDGGEFGFGAEIGIATGRVHARGPIGAEQLTTPRYNVIGSGQVRP; from the coding sequence ATGGAAGCGATTTACGACCTCGACGCGGAAAATCCGGCGACAGCCTGGCTGACCGAGGCGGCCGATCATGCCCGCGCAGCCGTGCGGCGGCTCGCGCGCACGACGCTCGCTGCAAGAAATGACGCGCTCTTGGCAATGGCTCGAGCGGTCTTCGACAAACGCACGGACATCCTTGAGGCCAATGCGCGCGACCTCGCAGCCTTTTCGGGCGCCGCGCCTTTTCGTGACCGCCTCACGCTCACGCGGCAACATATCGATACGATGGTATCCAGTCTTCACGCGGTGGCCGCGCTACCCGATCCACTTCGAGTGCTTGACAGCTGGACACGGCCCAACGGCCTGCGCATCGAACGCATTGCATCGCCCATCGGCGTACTCGGAATCATTTTTGAGAGCAGGCCAAATGTCGGCCTCGATGCCGCGGCTCTCGCCGTCAAGTCCGGCAATGCCGTCATATTGCGCGGCGGTCGCGAGGCCCGCGCAACATCGGCCGCGCTCCACCGCGCCATCGCGGCAGGGCTTGCCGAAGCCGGGTTGCCGCCAGCAGCCGTTCAAATGGCCCCGACCCCGGATCGCACCTTTGTCGCCGCCATGCTGGCTGCCGAAGGGCAGATCGACCTTCTCATACCGCGCGGCGGGCGCTCCCTCGTGGAACGAGTCCGGCGCGAGGCGCGTGTCCCGGTGCTGTCCCACGCCGACGGGCTTTGCCACACCTACATCCATCGCGCCGCTGATATCGCGATGGCAACGGAGGTCCTTGTCAATGCGAAGCTTCGGCGCACCAGCGTCTGCGGCGCGACCGAGACATTGCTCATCGATTCCGAGATCGCAAACGCTAGCTTACCCGGCATTTTGCGCGATCTGGCGGACCGGGGGTGCGTATTTCGTGGCGACGTCCGCGCCCGCGCGTTGTTTCCGGAGATGGTTCCGGCCACAGAGATGGATTTCTGGACCGAGTGGCAGGATGCGATCCTCTCCGTGGCCGTCGTCGACGGCCTTGAAGCCGCCGTGAGCCACATCAACCGCTATGGCAGCGGTCATACCGATGCGATCCTTACAGAGGATGAAACCGCGGAGCGGCACTTCATGGCGGAGGTCGACAGCGCGGTGACGATCTGGAACGCCTCAACGCAGTTTTCAGATGGAGGTGAGTTCGGTTTTGGCGCGGAGATCGGGATCGCAACCGGTCGCGTCCACGCGCGAGGTCCGATCGGAGCGGAACAGCTGACTACCCCGCGCTACAACGTCATTGGAAGCGGCCAGGTGCGTCCGTAG